TGTCGCGAAAGAGATCAGCGTGGATGGGCCCGCGCGGCAGCGCCGCGTAGTCGCTGGAAGCGGCGACATGGTTCTGATAGGCCAGCTCGGACTGGACCAGTGCGGCCTGCGCCGGCTCCAGGTGGGGCAGCACCACGGGAACGGTGGCGTTCCACCAGTCCAGGCCGCGCAGGTTGGGCTGGCTGCGCTCGTAGTCGCGCCCGGCCAGGTGCATGCGCGCCAGCATGGCGCCCACGGCGGCGCAGTGCGCGGCCGACGGCGCCAGCTGGCTCTGGCCGCGCAGCCTGGTGGCCAGGGCGGCGGGCTTGCCGGCCACGGTGTGCAGGATGGCGCCGCGCTTGTCGGCCTGCGGGTCGGGCACGGGAATGCCGGCGCGCGCCAGGTGCTGCATCAGGTGCAGGTAAAACGGCAGCTGCTCGGCCGTGAGGCGCTCGAACAGGGTGAGCACAAACTCGCCTGCCTCGCAGCTCAGGAAGTAGTTGGTGTTCTCGATGCCGCCCTGGATGCCGCGCAGCGAAAGCAGCTTGCCCAGCTGCAGGCGGCGCAGCAGGTCGCGCGCCTCCTTGTTGGAGACTTCGGTGAAGACGGCCATCGGGTGAAGAGCGGGACGGTCGGCGGGAGAGGAAAGAAGGAAGGCAGCGCGGCAGGCCCGCGCAGGCAGTGCAAGGGCGCCTAGAAGCGGCCCAGGTTCCACACGCGCGGGGCGTTCACGCTGTCGGAGTCGCCCAGGTTGCCGGGGCGCGAGCGGGCGCCGTCGCCGGCACGCACCTCGTAGGCGGGCAGGGGCGTGCCGGTCTTGGGCTGCACGGTGATGCTCTGCGTCTGCCCGCCCACGCGCAGCTCGTCCACGCGGCTGCCGGCGTCTTCCACCACGATGCGCTCGACGCGCTGGGAGCGGCGGCCGGGTTGTGCTTGCTCCTGTTCTGATAGCTGCTCACGCGCTTCAGTATTGGGCTGGAGGCTGTTTTGACCAGTATTTTGGGCCAAGGCCGGGAGGCCGGCCAGGGCCAGCAGGAGCAGGGGGGCTAGGGCGCGCATGGGGCGATTGTAGGCGGGAGCGCCCGCGGGCCCGGCCGGGCGGTCAGCGGGCGGCCTCGCCGTCCACTGCCTGCTGCACGGCGCGGTAGAACGCCTCGCGCGCCGGCAGGGCCACGGGGTCGCGCGCGCCGCCGCTCCAGTCGGCGTTGGACACGATGACCAGCTGGCGCGCCGGGTCAATGAAGATGCCCTGGCCGAAGATGCCGCGCGCGGCGAAGCTGCCGTCGTCGTACGTCCACCACTGGTAGCCGTAGCCGCGCCCCGGTACATCGATGTCAGCCTGCTTGCGCGTGGCCTGCTCCAGCCAGTCCGTGGGCAGGACGGACGTGCCCTCCGAGCGCGCGCCCTCCAGGATGAACTGGCCAAAGCGCGCGTAGTCGCGCGCGGCCGCCTGGATGCAGCAGCCGCTGATCTCCTGGCCGGTCTTGCTCAGCAGCCAGGTGCCCTGCTGCTCCATGCCGGCCGGGCGCCATACTTTCTCTTCCAGGTACTGCGCCAGCGGCTTGCCCGTGGCCTGGCTGACCAGCACGCCGACCAGGTTGGTCTCGCCGGTGCTGTAGTTCCAGCGCTCGCCGGCGGGCGCGGCGCGCGGCAGCTGGCGCATGTAGCTGACCAGCGCGTCCACGCCGGCTTCGGGCTGGTGGTTGTTGAAGCGCGCCACGTCGGATTGCGGGTCGGCGTAGTCCTCGTCCCAGGCCACGCCCGAGGTCATGGTCAAGAGCTGGCGCACGCTCACCGCGTCGTAGGCCGATCCGCGCAGGTCGGGCAGATAGTCGCTGATCTTGTCGTCCAGGCTCTTGATGAAGCCGTCTTTCAGCGCCGCGCCGGCCAGCGTGGAGGTGAAGGACTTGGCCACCGAGAAGCTGGTCCAGCGCCCGCTGCCGTCAAACCCCAGGCCGTAGCGCTCCAGCCGCAGCTTGCCGCCCTGCACGATGAGCAGGGCGGCGGCGTGCTGCGCCTGCAGGTAGGCGTCCACGTCCAGGGGCAGCGCCAGCGGCTCGCCCTGGGGCAGGGTGCGCGGCGTGCCGCTGGCGTGCATGGTGCGCCACTGGGCCAGCACGGGCAGCCGGTCCATGGCCCGAAAGGCCGCGTCGCGCTGCTCCTGCGTCCAAAACAGCAGGTCGCGGTTGGTGGGCAGCGTCTTGAGCAGGCCGCGCGTTTCCTTGTCCAGGCTGAACCAGTAGCCCACGGCCGCCGCCGTCAGAAGGGCGGCGGTGCCCAGGGCAATGCGCCCGATCCGCCCGCTCATGGCTTGCCCGGGCACTGGCCGCCCTTGCAGGGGGTGGTGAACCCGGCGATGAAGTCGCGGTAGTTCTTGCCCATGCGGCCCATTTGCTCGCAGGTGTCGCCGCGTGCATCGAAGGCGTAGCCCTGGCTGGCGCCGGCGTCCAGCAGCTCCACGCGCGCCAGCTGCCAGCGGCTGAACTCTTCGGGGTGGCGCCACTGCTCGGCGCAGATGCCGTGGTAGACCAGGCTGGCATAGGTCAGCTCGCTGATCTGGGGCTTGTCCATGACCAGGCGCAGCACGCCCTGGTTGAGCTGTGCGCTCTTGAGGCCATTGCCCAGCAGCACCTTTTGCAGGGAGGGCGGCACGTCGGTGAACTGCGGCTGGGCGGCGGTGGCCAGCGTGGCGCAGGCGGTCAGCGCGAAGGCGAGCAGGGAGCGTTTCAACATGGAGCGGGCGAGGGCGTTGCCGGGTTGGAAAAGCACCCATTGTGCCGCCGCGCGTAACGCCATCGTGTGCAAAATGCCGCCATGAGCGACCCCCAAACCCTGCTGCTGGTGGACGGTTCCAGCTATCTGTACCGCGCCTACCACGCCATGCCCGACCTGCGCGCCGTGCCGGGCGACCCGACCAGCCCCGCCACTGGTGCCATCCGCGGCATGGTCAACATGCTGGCCGCGCTGCAAAAGGAAGTGCCCGCCGCCTACGCCGCCTGCATCTTCGACGCCAGCGGTCCCACCTTCCGCGACGCGCTGTACGGCGACTACAAGGCCAACCGCGCCGCCATGCCCGATGACCTGCGCGCGCAGGTCGCGCCCATCCACGAGGTGGTGCGCCTGCTGGGCTGGCCGCTGCTGTGCATCAAGGGCGTGGAGGCGGACGACGTGATCGGCACGCTGGCCCGGCACGCGGCCGCGCGCGGCCTGCGCGTGGTGATCGCCAGCGGCGACAAGGACCTGTCGCAGCTGGTGGACGAGCGCGTCATGGTGGTGGACACCATGAGCGGCAAGCGCCGCGACGTGGCCGGCGTGACGGCCGAGTTCGGCGTGCCGCCTTCGCTGATGGTGGACTTCCAGACGCTGGTGGGCGACGCCGTGGACAACGTGCCCGGGGTACCGAAGGTCGGGCCCAAGACGGCCGCCAAGTGGCTGGCGGAGCACGGCTCGCTGGACGCACTGATTGCCAACGCCCACACCATCAAGGGCGTGGCCGGTGAGAACCTGCGCGGCGCGCTGCCCTGGCTGCCTACGGGGCGCCAGCTGGTCACCATCAAGACCGACTGCGACCTGTCGGATGCCCTGGCGGGCTTTCCGGACGCTATTGATTCGATAGCTGTCGGCGCACAGCAGACGGGCGCTTTGCGCGATTTTTATGAAAGGTATGGCTTTCGCACGCTGGCTCACGCGCTGCAGGCCGGCCCGGACGGGGCGACACCTGCCCAAGCCGGCGAAAGCGCCACCGCCGTCGCCGAGGCCGCGCAGCAGCGCGAGGTGCGCTACGAGACCCTTTTGGACTGGGAGCAGTTCGAGCAGTGGCTGGCGCGCATCCAGGCTGCGCCGCTGGTGGCGCTCGATACCGAAACCACGTCGCTGGACGAGCTGCGCGCGCGCATCGTCGGCCTGAGCTTCAGCGTGGAGCCGGGCAGCGCTGCCTACATCCCGCTGGCGCACGACGGCCCGGGCGCGCCCGAGCAGCTGCCTTTGGATGAAGTGCTGGCGCGCCTCAAGCCCTGGCTGGAAGACCCGGCCGCGCCCAAGCTGGGCCAGCACGTCAAGTACGACCGCCACGTGCTGGCCAACCACGGCATCGAGGTGCGCGGCTACGTGCACGACACCATGCTGCAAAGCTACGTGCTGGAGGTGCACAAGCCGCACGGGCTGTCCAGCCTGGCCGAGCGCCACACCGGCCGCACCGGGCTGACCTACGAAGACCTGTGCGGCAAGGGCGCCAAGCAGATCCCGTTTTCGCAGGTGGCGGTGGAGCAGGCGGCGGCCTATGCCTGCGAAGATTCCGACCAGACGCTGGACGTGCACCGCGTGCTGTGGCCGCAGCTGGAGGGCGAGCCGAAACTGCGCACCATCTATGAGCTGGAGATCGCCTGCAGCGAGACGCTGTTTCGCATCGAGCGCAATGGCGTGCTGATCGACGCCGGCGCCCTGGCTGCGCAAAGCCGCGACCTGGGCCAGCGCATCGTGGCGCTGGAGACGCAGGCCTACGAAATCGCCGGCCAGCCGTTCAACCTGGGAAGCCCCAAGCAGCTGGGCGAGATCTTCTTCGACAAGCTGGGCATGCCGGTCATCAAGAAGACCGCCACCGGCGCGCGCTCGACGGACGAGGAGGTGCTGGAAAAGCTCGCCGAGGACTACCCGCTGCCCGCCACGCTGCTGGAGCACCGGTCCTTGTGCAAGCTCAAGGGCACCTACACCGACAAGCTGGGCCAGCTGGCCGATCCGCGCACCGGCCGCGTGCACACGCACTATGCGCAGGCCGTGGCGGTCACAGGCCGACTGTCCAGCAACGAGCCCAACCTGCAGAACATCCCCATCCGCACAGCGGAAGGCCGGCGCATCCGCGAGGCCTTTGTTGCCCCGCCCGGACGCCTGATCGCCAGCTGCGACTACAGCCAGATCGAGCTGCGCATCATGGCGCACATCAGCGGCGACGAGGCGCTGCTGGCCGCCTTCACCCACGGTCTGGACGTGCACCGCGCCACGGCCGCCGAGGTGTTCGGCGTGGGGCTGGATCAGGTGAGCAGCGAGCAGCGCCGCTACGCCAAGACCATCAACTTCGGCCTGATCTACGGCATGAGCAGCTTCGGCCTGGCCAAGAGTCTGGGCATCGGCACGGCGGCGGCCAAGAACTACATCGACCGCTACTTCGAGCGCTACCCCGGCGTGAAGCGCTACATGGACCTGACGCGACTGGAAGCCAAGGAGCGCGGCTTCGTCGAGACGGTGTTCGGCCGCCGCCTGGTGCTGCCCGAGATCAATTCGCCCAACGGCCCCCGGCGCGCCGCCGCCGAGCGCGCCGCCATCAATGCGCCCATGCAGGGCACGGCCGCCGACCTGATCAAGATGGCCATGGTGCAGGTGCAGCAGGAGCTGGACCGTGAGCGGCCCGAGGTGCTGATGGTCATGCAGGTGCACGACGAACTGGTGTTCGAGCTGCCCGAAGGCGAGCGCGAGTGGGTGCGAACGGAAGTCCCGCGCATCATGGCCGAGGTGGCGCAGCTCAAGGTGCCACTGTTGGCGGAAGTGGGTTTTGGCAGCAACTGGGACGAGGCGCACTGAGGGTGCGAACGCCCGTTGGGGCTACGGCGCCGGGCCCTGGCGCCGAGCGGTCGCCCGTTGGCTGCAGCCCGCTGCTCCAGGTGGACGGTAGTACATTCAGGAGCCCTGCCCGCCGGTAGGCCTGTGGGGACGAATGTTTCGTCACCACCCGCTATCCGATGGAGAGCAGCACAACCGAGGGACAGAAGAGATGATTCATTTTTCCGACATCGTGAGCGGCGCGCTGCAAGGCGAACAGCAGGCCACCGTGCTCCAGCAATGGCTGCAGGCCGCGTCGGCTGCCGGCCTGCAAAAGACCAAAGCGATGGAAGGCGAGGCCCAGGCCATCGCGAACGCGCTCGGACAGGCACTGCGCTCCGGCGCCCGGGTGGATGCATTCGGCGAAAGCGCATGGGCGGAACTGCACCAGGTGCTGGCCGACCTGTCGCGCTCGCGCGCGGCTCAGGGGCAAAGCGCCGGCGACACCAGCGTGTTCGTGCTGGCACTCAAGAAGCCCTTGCTGGACGTGCTCCAGCGCGAGCTTTCCGGAGCCGATGCCGCCGCCGTGGCGTCTTCGTTTTGGGAACTGACCCAGATGGTGGACCGCATGGCCCAGCTGACGGCTACGACGTTTCAGAAAGCCCGCGAGGACATCATCGTGCGCCAGCAGGAGGAACTGCTGGAGCTGTCCACCCCGGTCGTCAAGCTGTGGGAGGGCGTGCTGGCCGTGCCGATGATCGGCACGCTGGACAGCAACCGCACGCAGGTGGTGATGGAAACGCTGCTGCAAAGGATCGTGGAGACAGGTTCGGAGCTGGCCATCATCGACATCACGGGCGTGCCCACCGTGGACACTCTGGTGGCGCAGCACCTGCTCAAGACGGTCACCGCCATCCGCCTCATGGGGGCCGACTGCATCATCAGCGGCATCCGTCCCCAGATCGCGCAGACCATCGTGCACCTGGGCATCGACCTGCAGGGCATCGTGACCAAGGCCACGCTGGCCGACGCCCTCGCGGTGGCGATGCAGCAGTCCGGCTGGCAGGTCACGCGCAAGGCCTGAGGAGCATCCATGGAGCGTATTCCGATCCTGCGCATGGGCGAAACCCTGCTGGTCACCATCCAGGTGGACATGCAGGACCAGACCGCCCTGGCGCTTCAGGAGGACCTGGCCGAGCGCATCGCCAAGACGGGCGCCAGCGGCGTGATGATCGACATCTCGGCCCTGGAGATCGTCGATTCGTTCGTCGGGCGGATGCTGGCCAGCATCTCGGGCATTGCACGCATCCTGTCAGCGACGACGGTGGTGGTGGGCATGCAGCCCGCGGTGGCCATCACGCTGGTGGAACTCGGGCTCTCCCTGGAGGGCGTGAAGACGGCTCTCGACGTGGAGCGCGGCATGGCACTGCTGCGCCAGGCGAGCGGGGAGAGCAGCTTTGTCAGTTGACACTTCCGGCTCGCTGCCGCTGGCGTCCGAGCAGCACATCGTTGCCAGCCGCCAGGTCGTGCGCCAGCTGTGCCAGCAGATCAAGCTGTCGCTGGTCGAGCAGACCAAGATGATCACGGCGGCAAGCGAGCTGTCGCGCAATACGCTCATCCACGGCGGCGGGGGCAGCATGCACTGGGAGCTTCTCGAGCGTGACGGGCGCAGTGGCCTCAGGCTCTGCTTTGAGGACCGCGGCCCGGGCATCCCCGATCTGAAGCTGGCCATGTCCGACGGCTGGACGTCCGGCTCCGGCATGGGCCTGGGCCTGCCCGGCAGCAAGCGGCTGGTGAGCGACTTCGAGATCGACACCGTGCCGGGGCAGGGGACACGCGTGAGCATCACCAAGTGGAAGTGATCCGTGGCTGGAGCCACCGCTCCTTTCAGATCACCGATCCGAGCTGCGTAGGCGAGGCCCGGCGATTTTGTGCCAAGGCCGTGCAGCACTGGGGCTGGGCAGATGCCGATGCGGGCCGGCTGGCCCTCATCGTGACCGAGCTGGGCACCAATTTGCAGCGCCACGCCAAGGGCGGCGCGCTGTGGATCGCCATCAAGGAGCAGCTCCGTGAGGTGGAGGTGCTGGCGCTGGACAACGGTCCCGGAATTGCCGATGTGACGCGGGCGCTGCAGGATGGGGTGTCCACCGGCTCCGGTTCACCGGGCACCGGCCTGGGCGGCATCCGCCGGCTGGCCGATGATTTCGACCTGTACTCCGCTGCCAACGGTACCCTGTGCCTGGCGCGTGTGCGCGCGTCCGGGCAGGCCACCGTGGGTTGTCCCGCTGTGGGCGCCGTGAGCCTGTGCGCTCCCGGCGAGATCGTATGCGGCGATGCCTGGGCCTTTGCGCAGGGCGACGCGGGCGAGGTGGCGCTGCTGGTGGCCGATGGGCTGGGCCACGGGGTGCATGCCGCCGAGGCGGCGCAGGCGGCCGTCGACGTGTTTGCGCAAGCGCCATTTGCTTCGCTGGAAGCGAGCATGCACGAGACCCACGCCGCGCTGCAGACCACGCGCGGCGCGGCACTGTTCCTGCTGCGCCTGGAGGCCCCGACGCAGGTGCGCCATACCGGGGCGGGCAACGTACTGGGCCGCCTGCTGTCGGGCGTCGCGGACCGCACGCTGCTGACCCAGCACGGCACGGCCGGCGTACAGGTGCGCAGGCCTGAGATCTCCTGCACCGAGCTGCCCGCGCACGGGGTGGCGGTGCTGTACAGCGACGGCGTGATATCGCGCTGGAAGAGCGACGAACTTCACCCCTTGCTGTCGCGCGATCCAGCCCTGCTGGCCGCCGCAATCTGCTGGCGGCATGGACGTGGACGGGACGACGCCACGGTGGTCGTTTTCAAACCAGGAGACGGGCTTGACTGAGATGGTTCCAACGCAGGCGCCGGGCGCCGACGCCGAGGCGCTGCGCCAGGAGGTGGAGGCCCTGCGCGCAGAGGTCGAGGAGACCAACCGCGGCGTCGTGGCGCTGTATGCCGAACTCGACCAGCAGGCCGAGCAACTGCAGCAGGCCACGCAGCTCAAGAGCCGGTTCCTGTCGTACATGAGCCATGAGTTCCGCACGCCCATCGGGGCCGCGCTCAGCATCACCCGGCTGCTGCTCGACCGGGTGGACGGGCCGCTGACGGGCGAGCAGGAGCGGCAGGTGAAGTTCATCGAAAGCACCTGCCAGGAGTTCTCCAACATGGTGGACGACCTGCTGGACTTGGCGAAGATCGAGGCAGGCCGGCTGGACATATCGCCCGCATGGTTCGAGATGATGGACCTGTTCGTCGCGCTGCGTGGAATGTTCAAGCCTATCCTGGCGAACGCGGAGTTGAACCTGGTGTTCGAGGATCCGCAGGGCCTCACGCGGCTCTATACCGATGACCGCAAGCTCTCGCAGATTCTGCGCAACTTCATCTCGAACGCGCTGAAGTTCACGCCCCACGGAGAGGTGCGCGTGGCCGCGCGGACTGAAGGGGACGGCATGGTGCGCTTTTCCGTATCCGATACCGGCATCGGCATTGCGCAGGAGCACTTGGCGCATCTGTTCAATGATTTTTCCCAGGTGGACTCGCCCATCCAGAAGCGGTTGCGGGGCACCGGGCTGGGCCTGGCGCTGAGCCGGCACCTTTCGACTCTTCTAGGCGGCTATGTGGAAGCCCAGAGCGAGCTGGGCCGTGGTTCTGTCTTCTCGGTGGTGGTTCCGATAGAGTGGGATGCTTCGGCGCCCCGTTGACCCGCTTGGCCTATGTCTACATCCGGCTTCGTCTCTCTTTCCATCGATCGCGGCAGGCACACCGTGCTGGTGGTCGATGACAACCCTGCAACGCGCTACTCCACATCGCGGGTGTTGAAGGCCGCGGGTTTTCAGACCCTGGAAGCGGAAACGGGTGGGGCCGCCATTGCCATGGCGCACGAGAACATCTCTGCCGTGGTGCTGGACGTGCATTTGCCGGACATGGATGGCTTCGAGGTGTGCCGCGTGCTGCGCGCCGATCCCCGGACGGCGTTCACCCCCGTCATTCACCTGTCAGCCGCCTATGTGGAGAGCGCGCACAAGATCGCGGGCCTGAACGCAGGCGCCGATGCCTACATGGTGCATCCGGCAGAGCCGGCCCTGCTGGTGGCCACGCTGCAGGCGCTCATCCGGGCACGCATGGCGGAGGAGCGCGTACGCGACAGCGAAAAGCAGTTCCGCGCCATCTATGACAAAGCGCCCGTGGCCATCATGCTGGTGGATGCCGAGGGGCGCTTTGCGGATGTGAACCCCCAAGCCGAGGAGCTGTTCCAAAGGAGCCGGGCCGAGCTGATGGGTACCGAGATCGCAGCCCTGGCGCCCCACTCGTGGGCGGACGTCGTCAAGAAGCGCTTCCAGGACAACGGCACTTCGTCGTGGGAGGCGGAGTTTCCGCTGCTCAAGGCCGATGGCCGCGAGATGATGCTCAACTGGACCATGTCGGACCACGTCGAGCCGAGCCTGCACATCGGCATCGTGACGGATCTGACCGAGCGCAGGGATTTCGAGCAGCGGCGCCAGGACCTGCTGGAGCGCGAGCAGGCTGCCCGGGTGCTGGCCGAGCGGCACAGCCGCACCAAGGACGATTTCGTGGCCGTGCTGTCGCACGAGCTGCGCACCCCCCTGACCCTCATCACCGGCTGGGTGCACATGATGCGCCGCGCCAACGGCACGCCGGAAACCGTGACGCGCGGCCTGGATGCCATCGAACGCGGCGCCAAGGCGCAGGGGCGCATCATCTCGGACATCCTCGATGTCTCCCGCCTGGCGTCGGGCAAGCTGCGCCTGCACAGGGAGTGGGCCAACCCCCTGGAGCTGGTGCGCACTTCCCTGGATGCGCTGCAGGACCAGGCCCTCGACAAGGGCGTTGAGCTGAAGGTCGAGTCCAGCGGCGCCGAAATGCCCGCGTGGCTGGATACGACGCGGTTTCAGCAGATCGTCTGGAACCTCACCACCAACGCCATCAAATTTTCCAAGTGCCCGGGAGTCGTCACTTTGCGGCTCGCCCGTGCCGAGGATGAGTTGATGCTCACCGTGCAGGACCAGGGTTGCGGGATTGACGCGGCATTCCTGCCTTTCCTTTTTGACCGCTTCACGCAAAACGACACGCCAGGCAACCGCGCCCACGGCGGCCTGGGTCTGGGCATGTCGATAGTTAAGCACCTGTCAGAGCTGCATGGCGGCACCGTCCGTGCCTACAGCGAGGGTGTGGACAGAGGTACCCTGATGACCGTCCGCCTGAACGTGGCCCACAAGGAAGGGGCGGCTGCAGAGCAAAAGAGTGAGACGTCCCTCCAGCAGGAAGGGCGTCTTCTTCGCGGCAGGGACATTCTGATCGTCGAGGACAACCTGGACACCGGCGAGATGCTGAAGGTGGTTCTGGCGGATGAAGGGGCAAAGGTTCGGCTCGCGTCGGACTATGAATCCGCCCTGCGCGAATTCCAGGCCGCATGGCCTGAGCTGCTGGTCAGCGATATCGGCCTGCCCGGACGTGACGGCTACGACCTCATCACGACGGTGCGCCAGTGGGAGCGAGAGTCCGGCAAGTCGCCCATCCGCGCCATCGCGCTTACCGCGTTCGCGCGCCCGCAAGACCGCGAACATGCGCTGGCGGCAGGCTTCAACCGCCACCTGGACAAGCCTTTGCAACCCCACGTGCTGATCAACGCCTTGGTGAGCGAGTGACCCGAGGGCTCGAACAGGTGCTGGCTCACCCTCGTGCGTGCAACCGACCGGAACATGGCATGGCGCCTGCACAGGTCTGTGCCATCAGCTTGGCCGCAGAACGCAGGCCGCAGATTTTCCAGCAGCCCGGCCCCAGTGCCGCGGCGAGGCCTGGCACCATGAAAGTCATCCGCTCCCGCGACTTCACGGCCGACCGCCCCTGGGGCGCTCTGGACATCGCCAACATGAACGGCGTCACCACGCGGCTGCACTGGACGGACCAGCCTTACCGCTGGCACGTCAACGATGGCGAGGAAGTGTTCGCCGTGCTCGACGGGCGCGTGGAGATGCGCTGGCGCGACGGTGGCCAGGAGCAGCGCGCCGTGCTAGAAACAGGCGACGTGTTCCATGCCCGGGTGGGTACCGAACACGTGGCGCACCCGATCGGCGCGGCGCGCGTGCTGGTCGTGGAGCGCGAGGGCACCGTGTGAGCGCGGTGCCCGCGTTTCCTTGTCCACCCCCTTGAAAGAATTTCCATGATCGATCACACCGGCGTCGCCGTGCGCGACTTCACGGCCAGCCGTGCGTTCTACACGCAGGCGCTGGCGCCGTTGGGCTATGGCCTGCTGGCGGAATTCACCGCCGCCGTGACCGGACACACCGACGTGGCCGGCTTTGGCGAGCACGGCAAGCCGGGCTTCTGGATCAGCCGCGGCACACCCAACCAGCCGCCCGTCCACGTGGCGATCCGCGCCGGCTCGCGCGCCATGGTGGACGCCTTCCACCAGGCGGCCCTGGCCGCGGGCGGCAGGGACAATGGCGCGCCTGGGCTGCGCCCGCACTACCACCCGCATTACTACGGCGCCTTCGTTCTGGACCCGGACGGGCACAACATCGAAGCCGTCTGCCACGAGGCGCCGTGAGCGCATGCGGCCGTGTGCGACAGGTGCGCTGAGCGCCCAGGCCGCGCTACTGGCGCCCCGCCCACGCCCATCGCACAGCTCACGCCTGCAGACGCGGCGCTCCACTGAACCCTGGCGCTGCTGCGCGCCTGCGCGCACAATCCCGCTGCATTCGCCTCCTCATCCGAGGAGCGCGCGGCGCAGCCGCTCGCCTGGTGGCGCCAGCGCCTGTCCGGGGCCGCAAAGCGGCGGCGTGGCATTCGGGGCGCGGCGCGGCAACGAGCCGGGTGGCTCGCTCACGCTGGTGTTCTCAAGCCGCGCCAAGACCCGGCACAAGAGTGGGTAGGGCTTCCTGTTTGTGCGGCAGAAATGGCACGGCTGCGGCGCCGGGCGCCAGCTGTCGAAGCCGCCCTGAATTAGCTACGCCCGCACCAGCCGGGCATCACCGTGGCCGCCCGCACCGTGACCGAGGACAACGCGCCTGCGCATGCCGTGTACGAGTGCGCAGGTTTTCTCGCCTTTGGCACCGAGCCCATTGCGCTGCGTATGCCCTTGGTCTATCTGGGCAAGGAGCACATGGGGCGCCTGCTGCATGCGGACACCAGCGCGGCACCTTCGGTGTGGGCCATTGTCCGCCCGCACCTGCCCCATCCACCACGCAGCTATTTCACCGGAAAACCCTGCGCAGGCGCGTCCCGCATGACCTTGTCCGGCGTCATGGGCGTGCTGCGCAGGCGCTTGCCGGTGGCGTGGTAGATGGCATTGGCGATGGCGGCCGCTGTCCCTACGATGCCGATCTCGCCCACGCCCTTGGCGCCGATGCGGCTGACGATGCGGTCGTCCTCGTGCACGAAGATCACGTCGATGTCAGGCACGTCGGCGTTGGCTGCGACGTGGTATTCGGCCAGGTTGTGGTTCATGAAGCGGCCCAGGGCGTGGTCGGTGTGCGTCTCCTCATGCAGCGCCTGGCTGATGCCCCAGACCACGCCGCCGGAGACCTGGCTGCGCGCCGTGCGGGCGCTGATGATGCGCCCGGCCGCCACGGCGCTGACCACGCGCGTGACGCGCACCGTGCCCAGCTCCTCGTCCACGCAGACCTCGCAGAACACGGCCGAGTGCACGGCGCGGATGTATTTCTTCTGCTGGAGCACATTGGGCAACAGCAGATATTTCACGTCGATCTCGCTTTTGCCCGCGAGGGACAGCAGCTGCGTGTAGGGCAGGGCGACCTCGGGGCGCATGCGCAGACGGACGGCGCCACCCGTGAACTCCACCTGTTTGAAGCTTGCGCTCTCAAAGCCCCCGCCTTCCACCTTGCGTGCCAGCTGCCACAGAGCGCGCTGGATTTTCTCGCAGGCGCCGGTCACGGCCGAGCCCACGGTGGCCATGTGCGACGAGCCGCCCTCGATAGGCGCCACGGGCAGGTTGGAGTCGCCCAGCACGAAG
The DNA window shown above is from Pulveribacter suum and carries:
- a CDS encoding homoserine kinase — translated: MAVFTEVSNKEARDLLRRLQLGKLLSLRGIQGGIENTNYFLSCEAGEFVLTLFERLTAEQLPFYLHLMQHLARAGIPVPDPQADKRGAILHTVAGKPAALATRLRGQSQLAPSAAHCAAVGAMLARMHLAGRDYERSQPNLRGLDWWNATVPVVLPHLEPAQAALVQSELAYQNHVAASSDYAALPRGPIHADLFRDNVMFDGEELTGLFDFYFAGVDTWLFDLAVCLNDWCIDLPTGRHVQERAAALLAAYQAVRPLTASERALLPALLRAGALRFWVSRLWDYHLPREASLLTPHDPSHFERVLRERVQHPWLAD
- a CDS encoding serine hydrolase domain-containing protein: MSGRIGRIALGTAALLTAAAVGYWFSLDKETRGLLKTLPTNRDLLFWTQEQRDAAFRAMDRLPVLAQWRTMHASGTPRTLPQGEPLALPLDVDAYLQAQHAAALLIVQGGKLRLERYGLGFDGSGRWTSFSVAKSFTSTLAGAALKDGFIKSLDDKISDYLPDLRGSAYDAVSVRQLLTMTSGVAWDEDYADPQSDVARFNNHQPEAGVDALVSYMRQLPRAAPAGERWNYSTGETNLVGVLVSQATGKPLAQYLEEKVWRPAGMEQQGTWLLSKTGQEISGCCIQAAARDYARFGQFILEGARSEGTSVLPTDWLEQATRKQADIDVPGRGYGYQWWTYDDGSFAARGIFGQGIFIDPARQLVIVSNADWSGGARDPVALPAREAFYRAVQQAVDGEAAR
- the polA gene encoding DNA polymerase I encodes the protein MSDPQTLLLVDGSSYLYRAYHAMPDLRAVPGDPTSPATGAIRGMVNMLAALQKEVPAAYAACIFDASGPTFRDALYGDYKANRAAMPDDLRAQVAPIHEVVRLLGWPLLCIKGVEADDVIGTLARHAAARGLRVVIASGDKDLSQLVDERVMVVDTMSGKRRDVAGVTAEFGVPPSLMVDFQTLVGDAVDNVPGVPKVGPKTAAKWLAEHGSLDALIANAHTIKGVAGENLRGALPWLPTGRQLVTIKTDCDLSDALAGFPDAIDSIAVGAQQTGALRDFYERYGFRTLAHALQAGPDGATPAQAGESATAVAEAAQQREVRYETLLDWEQFEQWLARIQAAPLVALDTETTSLDELRARIVGLSFSVEPGSAAYIPLAHDGPGAPEQLPLDEVLARLKPWLEDPAAPKLGQHVKYDRHVLANHGIEVRGYVHDTMLQSYVLEVHKPHGLSSLAERHTGRTGLTYEDLCGKGAKQIPFSQVAVEQAAAYACEDSDQTLDVHRVLWPQLEGEPKLRTIYELEIACSETLFRIERNGVLIDAGALAAQSRDLGQRIVALETQAYEIAGQPFNLGSPKQLGEIFFDKLGMPVIKKTATGARSTDEEVLEKLAEDYPLPATLLEHRSLCKLKGTYTDKLGQLADPRTGRVHTHYAQAVAVTGRLSSNEPNLQNIPIRTAEGRRIREAFVAPPGRLIASCDYSQIELRIMAHISGDEALLAAFTHGLDVHRATAAEVFGVGLDQVSSEQRRYAKTINFGLIYGMSSFGLAKSLGIGTAAAKNYIDRYFERYPGVKRYMDLTRLEAKERGFVETVFGRRLVLPEINSPNGPRRAAAERAAINAPMQGTAADLIKMAMVQVQQELDRERPEVLMVMQVHDELVFELPEGEREWVRTEVPRIMAEVAQLKVPLLAEVGFGSNWDEAH
- a CDS encoding STAS domain-containing protein codes for the protein MIHFSDIVSGALQGEQQATVLQQWLQAASAAGLQKTKAMEGEAQAIANALGQALRSGARVDAFGESAWAELHQVLADLSRSRAAQGQSAGDTSVFVLALKKPLLDVLQRELSGADAAAVASSFWELTQMVDRMAQLTATTFQKAREDIIVRQQEELLELSTPVVKLWEGVLAVPMIGTLDSNRTQVVMETLLQRIVETGSELAIIDITGVPTVDTLVAQHLLKTVTAIRLMGADCIISGIRPQIAQTIVHLGIDLQGIVTKATLADALAVAMQQSGWQVTRKA
- a CDS encoding STAS domain-containing protein, with product MERIPILRMGETLLVTIQVDMQDQTALALQEDLAERIAKTGASGVMIDISALEIVDSFVGRMLASISGIARILSATTVVVGMQPAVAITLVELGLSLEGVKTALDVERGMALLRQASGESSFVS
- a CDS encoding anti-sigma regulatory factor, with the protein product MSVDTSGSLPLASEQHIVASRQVVRQLCQQIKLSLVEQTKMITAASELSRNTLIHGGGGSMHWELLERDGRSGLRLCFEDRGPGIPDLKLAMSDGWTSGSGMGLGLPGSKRLVSDFEIDTVPGQGTRVSITKWK